The SAR324 cluster bacterium genome contains the following window.
TGATCAGCCGATGCTCGTTCGGATTGATACTCGGTACTCCACCATGATGCCGCTCGAAGTGTAGCCCGTTTGGAGTGATGATGCCATGCAGATCCTGCAGTGGTGTGAAGTTGATCGAAGATTGGGTTGAAGATGTTAACCAGCCTACATTTCGCCGTACGACATGGGCCTCATGGGGTGAGGGGCTACCATAGGGTTTTTCGGTAACTCCTGGACCAAGCATCTGGGACCAAATAGGCTTGTTTGGCGGGAGATTCGCCGGATTGACTTCAGCAAATGCTTGGGTTGCACCTGCACTTGCCGCTGCAACCGCGCCACCAGCAACCAAAGACTTCTGTAGAAAGCTTCGACGGTCCAATTGTTCGTTTGTTTCAATAGAGATTTCATCAGTTTTGGGTTTTGCCATTTTTTCGCCTGGAAAAGATATGCTCACGACAATGGTTAAATTTGGAAGAATCTTAAAGAACAATACCAGGATTGTTCTCAACACCTTTTAATTTGGGAATATTAGGCTCAACATCCTTGATTACTTTCTTGTCCCGCAAGTAGTCTGAGACCACTTCCCAGATCTGCTTGCCTTCCAGTGGAGCCGCCACGCTGGCCCAACCGCCAACAGGATAGTTTTTGCTTGGATCCAGAGGCTGCCCATTCAATTCCAGATCTGAAATGCGGCTACCCATCTTTGCGTTCGGATCCAGAGAGTACTGAAGGCCACCCACACGAACCATGTCACCGCCCTGTTGGTAATAGGGATCCGCATTGAACAGGTTGTCCGCAACATCTTCGAGGATCGTCTTGATCTGCTCTCCACTGAGTTCATTGCGGGACACAGTTCCATAAGTCATCGCAGTCTGAGTCATCACCTCATCGAAGGTTATGGGCTGTCCGGGTAGTATGGAAACACCCCAGCGGAAACCTGGAGAGAAGGCAATTGGGGCGTTCAATTCCTGCATCAAGGCATCGCAGATCACCTGGTCAAAGGTTCCATTAAAGTTGCCTCGACGATAGAGGGTGTCTTCCGTCACAGCCAGCTGTTCATTCAGTTGCAGCTCATAGGGTTCACGAACAGACTGGATGTAGGCGGTCATTTCAGCATCTGCAGGCAATAACTCTGAGAATACTGGTAAGAGCTTGTAGCGGAAATCTTGGACCTTGCCATCCTGAACATCCAGATCCAGCACAGAGAGGAACTTGCTGTTCGAACCAGAGTTGATCACCATTGTGTGATCACCATCCGGGTTCTTGATATGAATTGGCTGGGGTACTCCATCATGAGTATGACCGCCCATGATCGCATCAATTCCTGAAACTCGGCTGGCCATCTTCAGATCGACATCCATCCCGTTGTGGGAGAGGACAATCACTACCTCGGCACCCTCATCACGAGCCTCATTGACTCTTTCCTGCATCTCCATGTCACGAATACCAAAGCTCCACTCTGGGATCATGTAGCGGGGATTGGCAATCGGAGTGTAGGGGAAAGCTTGAC
Protein-coding sequences here:
- the soxB gene encoding thiosulfohydrolase SoxB, translated to YFREPHINLGIADMFGNPPHLVGEYLLKHFGIPANSPEAYAFSYLNFVEAAEKYGRVGGFAHLKSLVDQLRAERPGALLLDGGDTWQGSATSLWTNAQDMVDAQIKLGVNVMTAHWEFTYGAERVQEIIENDLADANLEFVAQNVRDTDFEDPVFPAYVIREINGHAVAIIGQAFPYTPIANPRYMIPEWSFGIRDMEMQERVNEARDEGAEVVIVLSHNGMDVDLKMASRVSGIDAIMGGHTHDGVPQPIHIKNPDGDHTMVINSGSNSKFLSVLDLDVQDGKVQDFRYKLLPVFSELLPADAEMTAYIQSVREPYELQLNEQLAVTEDTLYRRGNFNGTFDQVICDALMQELNAPIAFSPGFRWGVSILPGQPITFDEVMTQTAMTYGTVSRNELSGEQIKTILEDVADNLFNADPYYQQGGDMVRVGGLQYSLDPNAKMGSRISDLELNGQPLDPSKNYPVGGWASVAAPLEGKQIWEVVSDYLRDKKVIKDVEPNIPKLKGVENNPGIVL